Proteins from a single region of Styela clava chromosome 1, kaStyClav1.hap1.2, whole genome shotgun sequence:
- the LOC120339159 gene encoding uncharacterized protein LOC120339159 produces MDFIEVPEIANVVTVEGSPCMSPMDQDHLIYQQLYSSGEKSGDIKGYECYGDSPDHGYESDTINQKTCFNDFTEGRFTDILTPSTGTYNCTSAPMLGSNVSTMMPVTTIDEGPAPLKIEPSDDFAGWTSGTESYSELDYIDLTIDSLSALSSTSIANYDVTTTCNMTYASPQLFQQPVSKCEPNTIWPYKVVPETQIPAYYTPSESLNSCSPYDDALLEISDNEQETALPSINPAQIKQTPETTAPKRRRRKTTKQPILWRFLLDALNQPEKYGKMIQWVDIKLGTFQFTSRHKEELSKDWGIAKKNRCTMTYQKMARALRNYINRGEVLRKVKRKLQYTFLPEFYRSIHHMVRQ; encoded by the exons ATGGATTTCATTGAAGTACCAGAAATTGCAAATGTTGTAACCGTCGAAGGAAGTCCTTGCATGTCACCG ATGGACCAGGATCATTTGATCTACCAACAACTTTATAGCAGCGGTGAAAAGTCAGGAGATATAAAAG GTTATGAATGTTATGGAGATTCGCCAGATCATGGCTATGAAAGCGACACGATTAATCAGAAAACCTGTTTCAACGACTTCACAGAg GGAAGATTCACAGACATTCTGACGCCATCGACTGGCACCTACAATTGCACATCTGCACCTATGCTGGGCAGCAATG TGTCCACCATGATGCCGGTAACGACAATAGACGAGGGACCAGCCCCTCTAAAAATCGAGCCATCTGACGACTTTGCGGGATGGACGTCTGGCACAGAGTCATACTCGGAGCTTGACTACATCGACTTAACTATCGACAGCCTTTCAGCATTATCCTCAACATCAATCGCtaattatgacgtaacaacgACGTGTAACATGACGTATGCTTCACCACAGCTTTTTCAGCAGCCCGTTTCGAAATGTGAACCCAACACGATATGGCCCTACAAAGTTGTACCTGAGACCCAAATTCCGGCCTACTATACACCGTCAGAATCGCTCAACAGTTGTTCACCCTACGACGACGCGTTGTTGGAAATCTCAGACAACGAACAAGAGACCGCATTGCCATCAATTAATCCCGCCCAAATCAAACAGACACCAG AAACTACAGCTCCGAAACGAAGGAGACGGAAGACTACAAAACAACCAATTCTTTGGAGGTTTTTACTGGACGCGCTCAATCAACCAGAAAAATACGGCAAAATGATTCAATGGGTTGATATTAAACTGGGAACCTTCCAG ttcacGTCGCGCCACAAGGAGGAACTTTCAAAAGATTGGGGCATAGCAAAGAAAAACCGATGCACAATGACGTATCAAAAAATGGCACGAGCGCTTCGAAACTACATCAACAGGGGGGAAGTGTTACGAAAAGTAAAAAGAAAACTTCAATACACATTCCTACCAGAATTCTACAGGAGCATACATCATATGGTGCGACAATAG
- the LOC120339133 gene encoding uncharacterized protein LOC120339133 isoform X1 yields the protein MLFFELELVFAFSSILISLTHQEDNILDCSMKPGCQITSCNPVPTGWNEIGFNMEEHLQNKEFPILCKSRDTEKSGNVLATLLPAIYDNMKEINKLKTKVDGLEKSTKQVIKTVVELKQNSQGPQNLKDDKITPTVPMTPNIWDTTFTPHTDGCDLVYQNICYFTDIRPDRDIDFSKALKICEKKNSEVAQILKETYKQMMNILRTKMSDEREYIFVWTNLRINIKTRVLTPENSFTHWSNRKPDTGGSYWGWTNVYLRVDRDRDHPYQGMLNQHPATRTHGTVCQKQI from the exons ATGCTCTTCTTCGAATTGGAATTAGTTTTCGCTTTTTCCTCTATTTTAATTTCGCTTACACACCAAGAAGACAATATTCTGGACTGTTCTATGAAACCTGGATGTCAAATTACTTCTTGTAATCCTGTACCAACCGGATGGAATGAAATAGGATTCAACATGGAAGAGCATCTCCAAAACAAGGAGTTTCCTATACTATGTAAATCGAGAGACACAGAAAAATCAGGAAATGTACTTGCAACTTTGCTTCCAGCAATATATGATAACATGAAAG AAATTAACAAGTTGAAGACTAAAGTCGACGGACTAGAAAAGTCAACTAAGCAAG TTATAAAAACCGTGGtggaattgaaacaaaattctcAGGGTCCTCAAAATTTAAAGGATGATAAGATCACACCTACGGTACCAATGACTCCAAACATCTGGGACACAACATTCACACCACACACAG ATGGCTGTGATCTTGTCTATCAAAACATCTGTTATTTTACTGATATTCGTCCAGATCGTGACATTGATTTTTCCAAAGCTTTGAAAATTTGTGAGAAAAAGAATTCCGAAGTTGCTCAAATATTAAAAGAAACTTATAAACAAATGATGAACATTTTAAGAACAAAAATGTCTGATGAGcgtgaatatatttttgtttggaCTAATctcagaataaatataaaa ACCCGAGTTCTCACACCTGAAAATTCGTTTACTCACTGGTCCAACCGCAAACCGGATACAGGTGGTTCATACTGGGGATGGACTAACGTTTATCTTCGCGTTGATCGTGATAGAGATCATCCATATCAAGGCATGCTGAATCAACATCCTGCAACTCGAACACATGGCACTGTTTGTCAAAAACAAATCTAA
- the LOC120339133 gene encoding uncharacterized protein LOC120339133 isoform X2 has protein sequence MLFFELELVFAFSSILISLTHQEDNILDCSMKPGCQITSCNPVPTGWNEIGFNMEEHLQNKEFPILCKSRDTEKSGNVLATLLPAIYDNMKEINKLKTKVDGLEKSTKQDGCDLVYQNICYFTDIRPDRDIDFSKALKICEKKNSEVAQILKETYKQMMNILRTKMSDEREYIFVWTNLRINIKTRVLTPENSFTHWSNRKPDTGGSYWGWTNVYLRVDRDRDHPYQGMLNQHPATRTHGTVCQKQI, from the exons ATGCTCTTCTTCGAATTGGAATTAGTTTTCGCTTTTTCCTCTATTTTAATTTCGCTTACACACCAAGAAGACAATATTCTGGACTGTTCTATGAAACCTGGATGTCAAATTACTTCTTGTAATCCTGTACCAACCGGATGGAATGAAATAGGATTCAACATGGAAGAGCATCTCCAAAACAAGGAGTTTCCTATACTATGTAAATCGAGAGACACAGAAAAATCAGGAAATGTACTTGCAACTTTGCTTCCAGCAATATATGATAACATGAAAG AAATTAACAAGTTGAAGACTAAAGTCGACGGACTAGAAAAGTCAACTAAGCAAG ATGGCTGTGATCTTGTCTATCAAAACATCTGTTATTTTACTGATATTCGTCCAGATCGTGACATTGATTTTTCCAAAGCTTTGAAAATTTGTGAGAAAAAGAATTCCGAAGTTGCTCAAATATTAAAAGAAACTTATAAACAAATGATGAACATTTTAAGAACAAAAATGTCTGATGAGcgtgaatatatttttgtttggaCTAATctcagaataaatataaaa ACCCGAGTTCTCACACCTGAAAATTCGTTTACTCACTGGTCCAACCGCAAACCGGATACAGGTGGTTCATACTGGGGATGGACTAACGTTTATCTTCGCGTTGATCGTGATAGAGATCATCCATATCAAGGCATGCTGAATCAACATCCTGCAACTCGAACACATGGCACTGTTTGTCAAAAACAAATCTAA